A genomic window from Terrisporobacter glycolicus ATCC 14880 = DSM 1288 includes:
- a CDS encoding small, acid-soluble spore protein, alpha/beta type, translating to MSKPVDPNAKLALNQMKMEISQELLNDSNIKNDSNPIDSIGLSGRVGGQMSKKLVEMGERELLKRYNK from the coding sequence ATGTCTAAACCAGTTGATCCAAATGCTAAATTAGCATTAAATCAAATGAAAATGGAGATTTCTCAAGAATTATTAAATGATTCTAATATAAAAAATGATTCTAATCCAATTGATAGCATAGGCTTAAGTGGTCGTGTAGGAGGCCAAATGAGCAAGAAGCTAGTTGAAATGGGTGAAAGAGAACTATTAAAAAGGTATAATAAATAA
- a CDS encoding MATE family efflux transporter, translated as MDSKDMQFEKMTKTPIPKLVSSLAVPTIISMLITSLYNMADTYFVSQLGTSASAATGIVFSLMAIIQAVAFAIGIGSGSTISRKLGQQNKEDADILGSSGFVTSLIFGFALLIFGNIFIKPLMILLGSTETILPYAVDYAKYILFAAPFMTASFALNNMLRAEGKANFAMVGIGIGGIINIILDPIFIFHFNLGISGAAIATATSQFLSFIILFSYYLKGKTIVKFSINKISKEISTYLIIFKNGMPSFFRQGLASVATVALNFNAANYGDSAVAAMSIVGRVFMLIFCVVVGYGQGYQPVVGYNYGAKNFTRVKESFLFTLKIGTSIMTGLAFIGYILSPQIMSWFISDLSVIEIGTRALRYQCLVMPLMTLGVISNMTFQAVGKSLHATFLTSCRQGIFFLPLIIILPKIFYLKGVEITQPISDVLTFIISIPFIYKFFKNLNNNNRAE; from the coding sequence ATGGATTCAAAAGATATGCAATTTGAAAAAATGACTAAAACACCCATACCCAAATTGGTGTCATCTTTGGCAGTTCCTACTATAATTAGTATGCTAATAACATCCCTATATAATATGGCGGATACATATTTTGTTTCTCAACTGGGTACAAGTGCTTCAGCAGCTACAGGTATTGTATTTTCTCTAATGGCCATTATACAAGCTGTTGCTTTTGCCATAGGTATAGGTTCTGGAAGTACAATTTCTCGAAAACTTGGTCAACAAAACAAGGAAGATGCTGATATATTAGGTTCTTCTGGTTTTGTTACTTCATTAATATTTGGATTTGCTTTATTAATATTTGGCAATATATTTATAAAACCACTGATGATTTTATTAGGTTCAACAGAAACAATTCTTCCATATGCTGTAGACTATGCAAAATATATATTATTTGCAGCTCCTTTTATGACAGCCTCTTTTGCTTTGAATAATATGTTAAGAGCTGAAGGAAAAGCTAATTTTGCCATGGTAGGCATAGGAATTGGAGGCATTATAAATATAATTTTAGATCCAATATTTATATTTCACTTTAATTTAGGTATTAGTGGTGCTGCCATAGCAACAGCCACAAGTCAATTTTTAAGTTTTATTATATTATTTTCATATTACTTAAAAGGAAAAACAATAGTTAAGTTTTCCATAAATAAAATATCAAAAGAAATAAGTACATACTTAATTATATTTAAAAATGGAATGCCTAGTTTCTTTAGGCAAGGCTTAGCCAGTGTGGCCACTGTAGCACTAAATTTTAATGCAGCCAATTATGGTGATTCAGCTGTGGCTGCCATGTCAATTGTAGGAAGAGTATTTATGCTAATATTTTGTGTTGTAGTAGGTTATGGTCAAGGCTACCAACCTGTAGTCGGATATAATTATGGCGCAAAAAACTTTACTAGAGTTAAAGAATCTTTCTTATTTACTTTAAAAATAGGAACATCAATAATGACTGGATTAGCTTTTATTGGGTATATATTATCTCCACAAATAATGTCATGGTTTATTTCAGATTTATCTGTTATTGAAATAGGAACAAGAGCCTTACGATATCAATGCTTAGTAATGCCGCTGATGACCTTAGGAGTTATTTCAAATATGACATTTCAAGCAGTGGGTAAATCTTTACATGCTACTTTTTTAACCTCTTGTCGTCAAGGAATATTCTTTCTTCCACTAATTATAATTTTACCTAAAATATTCTACTTAAAAGGAGTAGAAATTACACAACCAATTTCGGATGTACTTACTTTTATTATAAGTATTCCTTTTATATATAAATTTTTTAAAAATTTAAATAATAATAATAGGGCTGAATAA
- a CDS encoding nitrite/sulfite reductase: MHNLEKTKEIFLSEIPNFKEQCLKLLSGDLTKMDYKGISGGYGVYAQRDQKSFMIRLRFSSGVVTISQLHKVYEFAKRYNLDGIHFTTRQAVQLHDLDVDGICNIMEEAIKNNIFTRGGGGNFPRNVGLSPLSGVDPDEAFDVTPYAVATDNHFMSKITTYHLPRKLKVSYSSCPMDAAHTTVQDLGFLAVIKDNKPYFKVFVGGGLGKNPNVGLELDELIEPKDVLYYVEGLTKLFMDEGDYINKHKARVRYMVYRLGEEEFIKKFKEYVAKEKENNNLDIQLENIEYPTDGGFETNVKDCRLFPQKQKGYYSVYIHPIGGQLKLDDLNKLLNTLDSCKHASIRLAMTEGIFIINLDGKEAENLLQISKNFSGCTSIEKSISCIGVPRCQMGIQNSQKMLHEIIDYFKENSKGDNTILNAMPRIYISGCMNSCGVHQIGAIGLTGKKKKVDGQMCDSFEIFVDGDFEYKKTRLGKSLGDFKADEIPKMLFEIGEKVANSQMNFYAYYAANENEIEKITSKYNI, encoded by the coding sequence ATGCATAATTTAGAAAAAACTAAAGAAATATTTCTTAGTGAGATACCTAATTTTAAAGAGCAATGTTTAAAACTTTTAAGTGGTGACCTTACTAAGATGGATTATAAAGGAATTTCAGGCGGATATGGAGTATATGCTCAGAGAGATCAGAAATCCTTCATGATAAGACTTAGATTTTCAAGTGGAGTTGTAACTATATCTCAACTACATAAGGTATATGAATTTGCAAAACGATATAATCTTGATGGAATACATTTTACAACTAGACAAGCAGTTCAACTACATGACTTAGATGTAGATGGAATTTGCAACATTATGGAAGAAGCCATAAAAAACAATATATTTACTCGCGGTGGTGGAGGAAACTTTCCAAGAAACGTTGGATTATCACCACTTTCTGGAGTGGACCCAGACGAAGCATTTGATGTTACACCTTATGCAGTAGCAACAGACAATCACTTTATGAGTAAAATAACTACTTATCATCTACCAAGAAAGCTTAAAGTATCTTATTCATCTTGTCCAATGGACGCTGCACATACTACAGTACAAGATTTAGGATTTTTGGCTGTAATAAAAGATAATAAACCATACTTCAAAGTTTTTGTTGGTGGAGGGCTTGGAAAAAATCCAAATGTTGGTCTAGAATTAGATGAACTAATTGAACCAAAAGATGTATTATATTATGTTGAAGGTTTAACTAAACTATTTATGGATGAAGGGGATTATATTAACAAGCATAAGGCAAGAGTTAGATATATGGTTTATAGACTTGGAGAAGAAGAATTTATTAAAAAATTCAAAGAGTATGTAGCAAAAGAAAAAGAAAACAATAATCTTGATATACAACTAGAAAATATAGAATATCCTACTGATGGTGGATTTGAAACAAATGTTAAAGACTGTAGATTATTCCCACAAAAACAAAAGGGATACTATAGTGTCTACATTCATCCAATTGGAGGACAATTAAAACTTGATGATTTAAATAAATTATTAAATACTTTAGATAGTTGCAAACACGCATCAATTAGACTTGCTATGACAGAAGGAATATTTATTATAAATCTTGATGGAAAAGAAGCAGAGAATTTACTACAAATTAGTAAAAACTTTAGTGGATGCACTAGTATAGAAAAAAGTATTTCATGTATTGGTGTTCCAAGATGTCAAATGGGTATTCAAAACAGTCAAAAGATGTTACATGAAATTATTGACTACTTTAAAGAAAATTCTAAGGGAGATAATACCATACTTAATGCTATGCCAAGAATATATATATCAGGTTGTATGAACTCTTGTGGTGTACATCAAATAGGTGCTATAGGACTTACTGGTAAAAAGAAAAAAGTTGATGGACAAATGTGTGACTCCTTTGAAATATTTGTAGACGGTGATTTTGAATATAAAAAAACAAGACTAGGTAAATCATTGGGAGATTTTAAAGCAGATGAAATACCTAAAATGTTATTTGAAATTGGAGAAAAAGTAGCAAATAGCCAAATGAACTTTTACGCATACTACGCAGCCAATGAAAATGAAATAGAAAAAATAACTTCGAAATACAATATTTAA
- a CDS encoding DUF2383 domain-containing protein, with amino-acid sequence MPNEDTIKLLKECDAGVKMGIDGINRVINKTENKKLKSLLEKYLKDHERLEEKIQAELKKFNDDKKDPNPLAKAMSWVKINVKLIKSEHDKVIADLMTEGCNMGIKSICRYLNEYNGAMEGIKGLCYDLVEIEENFSKDLRKFL; translated from the coding sequence ATGCCAAATGAAGATACCATAAAACTATTAAAAGAGTGTGATGCAGGAGTTAAGATGGGCATTGATGGAATAAATAGAGTTATAAATAAAACTGAAAATAAAAAGCTAAAATCTCTGTTAGAAAAATATCTAAAAGACCATGAAAGATTGGAAGAAAAAATACAAGCAGAATTGAAAAAATTTAATGATGATAAAAAGGACCCTAACCCTTTGGCGAAAGCCATGTCATGGGTTAAGATTAATGTGAAGCTTATTAAAAGTGAGCATGATAAAGTGATTGCTGATTTAATGACTGAAGGATGTAATATGGGTATTAAGTCTATTTGTAGATATTTAAATGAATATAATGGGGCAATGGAAGGCATTAAAGGGCTGTGTTATGATTTAGTTGAAATAGAAGAAAACTTTTCAAAAGATCTTCGTAAGTTTTTATAA
- a CDS encoding phytoene desaturase family protein: MNKNTIIIGGGIGGLCSGIRLLYKGYKVILLEKNKKIGGKVNILENKNFKFDMTASIIMTPKIYTDLFKDVEKNYEDYFKMYKLDPIYKVFYDDKTCCDFYSDTNKMINELESLEKGLSTDFYNFLSKSYEKYFISKDKILNQPMINLKEIVNLPFIKSMCKISPLSSTNNYLNKLIRNKKLKNYLIFTSMYIGVNPYANSNIYTLIPTISHLYGIWYIDGGIYSYIKALEKLFIELGGQITTNCEVKNIVIENNEVKAVKTKDKILSCDLIVCNADYPYAIKNLINDEFLDSKYKKKNLSNIDYSCSVFILYLGLDKIYHNLNVHNIYISKDFKNSIEGPFKGHIPCDPSLYIYYPSAVDESFKANNNSSMNIMIRVPNLSFTNINYNNDQIKILKKYIFKNLKNIKGLENIEDHIIYENYLTPFDLCDKYNLYYGNSFGISHKISQSAYFRPHLKSKKVNGLYFIGSSTHPGNGASVVIDGSKVLCEIIENNKK; this comes from the coding sequence ATGAATAAAAATACAATTATTATTGGAGGAGGAATAGGAGGATTATGTAGTGGAATAAGACTTCTATATAAAGGGTATAAAGTAATCTTATTGGAAAAAAACAAAAAAATTGGTGGTAAAGTAAATATATTGGAAAATAAAAATTTTAAATTTGACATGACTGCATCTATTATAATGACTCCTAAAATTTATACAGATTTATTTAAAGATGTGGAAAAAAATTATGAAGACTACTTTAAAATGTATAAACTAGATCCTATTTACAAAGTATTTTATGATGATAAAACATGTTGTGATTTTTATAGTGATACTAATAAAATGATTAATGAACTAGAAAGTCTAGAAAAGGGACTATCTACTGATTTTTACAATTTTTTATCAAAATCTTATGAAAAATACTTTATTAGTAAAGACAAGATACTAAATCAACCTATGATAAATCTAAAAGAGATTGTTAATTTACCATTTATAAAAAGCATGTGTAAAATTAGCCCTTTGTCATCAACAAACAATTATCTTAATAAGTTAATACGTAATAAAAAGTTGAAAAACTATTTAATATTTACATCAATGTACATAGGAGTAAACCCTTATGCAAATTCGAATATTTACACCTTAATACCAACTATATCCCACTTATATGGCATTTGGTATATAGATGGAGGAATATATTCATATATAAAGGCTTTAGAAAAGCTATTTATAGAGTTAGGCGGACAAATAACAACAAACTGTGAAGTTAAAAATATAGTAATAGAAAACAATGAAGTAAAAGCCGTAAAAACAAAAGATAAAATATTAAGTTGCGATTTAATAGTTTGTAATGCAGATTATCCCTATGCAATTAAAAATTTAATAAATGATGAGTTTTTAGATAGCAAATACAAAAAAAAGAATTTAAGTAATATTGATTACTCCTGTTCTGTTTTTATTTTATATTTAGGATTAGATAAAATTTACCATAACTTAAATGTTCATAATATTTATATAAGTAAGGATTTTAAAAATAGTATAGAAGGACCTTTTAAGGGACATATCCCTTGTGACCCTTCATTATATATCTATTATCCTAGTGCAGTTGATGAATCTTTTAAAGCTAATAATAACTCTTCAATGAATATTATGATTCGTGTACCTAATTTGTCATTTACCAATATTAATTATAATAATGATCAAATTAAAATATTAAAAAAATATATTTTTAAAAATCTAAAAAATATTAAGGGATTAGAAAATATAGAAGATCATATCATTTATGAAAATTACTTAACACCTTTTGATCTTTGTGATAAGTACAATTTATATTATGGAAATTCTTTTGGTATAAGTCACAAAATAAGTCAGAGTGCGTATTTTAGACCTCATCTTAAATCAAAAAAAGTAAACGGTTTATATTTTATAGGTTCTTCAACGCATCCTGGAAACGGTGCCTCAGTAGTTATAGATGGTAGTAAAGTATTATGTGAAATTATTGAAAATAATAAAAAATAA
- a CDS encoding zinc ribbon domain-containing protein produces the protein MDKKQYVCPKCGNQTFESDQFQATGGNFAKIFDVQNKKFVTISCKKCGFTELYKGTSSDGWNILDFLMG, from the coding sequence ATGGACAAAAAACAATATGTATGCCCAAAATGTGGAAATCAAACTTTTGAATCTGATCAGTTTCAAGCTACAGGAGGAAATTTCGCAAAAATATTTGATGTGCAAAATAAAAAGTTTGTAACTATAAGTTGTAAAAAATGTGGATTTACAGAACTTTACAAAGGAACATCTTCTGATGGTTGGAATATATTAGACTTTTTAATGGGATAA
- a CDS encoding undecaprenyl diphosphate synthase family protein, with translation MRVPKHIGIIPDGNRRWAVSNNLSKEKGYDYGVNPGLQLFKLCQRENVKEVTFYGYTVDNTKRPTIQKEAFIKACVESVMLLTKEDCEILVVGDTFSDTFPSQLLPFTKERKKFGKGGIKVNFLIHYGWSWDLNYKKEFCPLGKHVENNIKSREISRIDLIIRWGGRRRLSGFLPIQCVYADFYVVDNMWPDFKDQDFYDALKWYDKQDITLGG, from the coding sequence ATGAGAGTACCAAAACATATAGGAATTATCCCAGATGGAAATAGACGCTGGGCTGTTAGTAATAATTTATCAAAAGAAAAAGGATATGATTATGGAGTTAATCCAGGTTTACAGCTTTTTAAATTATGCCAAAGAGAAAATGTTAAAGAAGTGACTTTCTATGGCTATACAGTGGACAATACAAAGCGACCTACCATTCAAAAAGAAGCTTTTATCAAAGCTTGTGTTGAATCGGTTATGCTTTTGACAAAAGAAGACTGTGAAATTTTAGTTGTAGGAGATACATTTAGTGATACTTTTCCTTCACAGCTTTTACCTTTTACAAAAGAAAGAAAAAAATTTGGAAAAGGTGGAATAAAAGTAAACTTTTTAATTCACTATGGTTGGAGCTGGGATCTAAATTACAAGAAAGAATTCTGTCCTCTTGGAAAACATGTGGAGAATAATATTAAATCGAGAGAGATTTCTCGTATTGATTTAATTATTCGCTGGGGAGGAAGACGAAGATTAAGTGGATTTTTACCAATCCAATGTGTATATGCAGATTTTTATGTAGTAGATAATATGTGGCCAGATTTTAAAGATCAAGATTTTTATGATGCTTTAAAATGGTATGATAAGCAAGATATTACTCTTGGAGGATAA
- a CDS encoding sulfurtransferase, translated as MSNMISAKWLKENLNNDKLVIVDCRFSLMDKEYGKRSYDKSHIKGAVRVDIETELSAPVKEHGGRHPLPSVEELKTTFENKGINNDSIVVAYDEGDLAGPARLWWILKYLGHNETYVLNGGIKAFEEIGGELTNEPSSVKKGNFNINVNENMRVNMEYVKERLHKDNIVIVDCRENGRYNGEFEPVDKKAGHIPSAHNYFWMNILNNKDDELAMKNKDELKELFTKLNNYDEVIIYCGSGITASPVSLALTEAEIDHKLYSGSFSDWVSYEENKVDTI; from the coding sequence ATGTCAAATATGATAAGTGCAAAATGGTTAAAAGAAAACTTAAACAATGACAAATTAGTTATAGTAGATTGTAGATTTTCACTAATGGATAAAGAATATGGAAAAAGAAGTTATGATAAGTCTCATATTAAAGGTGCTGTAAGAGTAGATATTGAAACTGAATTATCTGCACCTGTAAAAGAACACGGAGGAAGACATCCTCTTCCAAGTGTAGAAGAGTTAAAAACGACTTTTGAAAATAAAGGGATTAATAATGATTCTATAGTAGTAGCTTATGATGAAGGTGACTTAGCAGGCCCTGCAAGACTTTGGTGGATACTTAAATACTTAGGTCACAATGAAACTTATGTATTAAACGGTGGAATAAAAGCATTTGAAGAAATTGGAGGGGAATTAACTAATGAACCTAGTTCAGTAAAAAAAGGTAACTTCAATATAAATGTAAATGAAAATATGAGAGTTAATATGGAGTATGTAAAAGAAAGACTACACAAGGATAATATTGTTATAGTAGATTGTAGAGAAAACGGCAGATACAATGGTGAATTTGAACCAGTAGATAAAAAAGCTGGTCATATTCCAAGTGCTCATAATTATTTCTGGATGAATATTTTAAATAATAAAGATGATGAATTAGCTATGAAAAATAAGGATGAATTAAAAGAACTTTTCACTAAGTTAAACAATTACGATGAAGTAATAATTTATTGTGGATCTGGTATAACTGCCAGTCCTGTTAGTTTAGCACTTACAGAAGCTGAAATTGACCATAAATTATATTCAGGAAGTTTTAGTGACTGGGTAAGCTACGAAGAAAATAAAGTAGATACTATATAA